Genomic DNA from Armatimonadota bacterium:
GGTCGCGCTCCAGGCGGGCCTCCGCCACGTGGAGTTCTGGGACTGGCGGGGGCGGAATGTGGACGCGCTGGCGGAGCGGCTGCGCACGCTGCGCTGCCGGGCGGTGATCTTCAGCGGCAACACCTTCGACGAGCCGCTGGTGGACGCCGACGACCATCCGCGGGCGCTGGCCCACTTGGCCCGGTCGATGGAGGTGGCCCGACGACTGGGCGCGGGGCTGCTCGTGGCGCACGTCGGATACAGCATGGTCGGCCGTCCCCGGGACGGCCAGTGGGCCGCCGCGGTGCAGGGACTGCGCACGGCGGGGGCGATGGCGGAAGAGGCCGGGGTGGTCCTCGCCGTCGAACCGCTCAACTCCGTCCTGGACCACCCGGGCTACTTCCTGGACACCCTGCCCGCGGCCCTGCGCCTGCTCGACGAGGTCGGCCGGCCGTCGGTGCGGCTGCTGCTGGACGTCTACCACATGCGGATGATGCACGAGGACCTGCTGGAACGGCTGCCGGGGGCGCTGCCCTACACCGTGCACATCCACCTGGCCGACGTGCCCGGGCGGGGGGAGCCCGGCACGGGAACGATCGACTGGCCGGCCGTGCTGCGGATCCTGGAGCGGTCGGGATACCGGGGGGCGCTGGGGCTGGAATGCTGGCCCAGCGCCGACCCGGTGTCGGCGGTGCGCCGCGCGGCGGCGGTGCTGGGGGTGAGACGGTGAGGCGCTTTGCCCTGAACGGCGCGACCACGGGGCCGGCGGACCTGCGCACCGATATCCGGGCCGCCCGCGAAGCCGGGTATCAGGGGCTGGAGATCCGCGACACGAAGCTGCGCGACTACCTCAAGGCGGGGGGGACGCTGGAGGGCCTCCGCCAGGAACTGCAGGAGGCCGGGCTCGAGGTCTACACCCTGAACGCCCTGGAGCACGCCACCCACGCCAGCGGGGCGGCCCTGCTGGCCCTGCTGGACCGGGTGAAGACCTTCGGCGAGTGGGCGGCCGCCCTGGGGTGTCCCTACATCGTCGCCGTGCCCAGCTTCACCGCCGAGGTGGGCGATCCGGCGCGCCTGCGGGAGACCGCGGTGGAGGCGCTGCGGGCCGTCGCCGAGACGGCGCGGCCCTACCGGGTCAAAGTGGGGTTCGAGTTCCTGGGCTTTCCCGACTGCTCGGTGAATACCCTGGGGCTGGCCCGTGAGATCGTGGACGCCGCGGGCGATCCGGGCCTCGGTCTGGTCATCGACGCCTTTCATTTCTTCGTCGGCGGCTCGTCCCGGGAGATGCTGGAGGGGCTGGATCCCCGGCGGCTGTTCATCGTGCACCTGGACGACGCCGAGGATCTGCCGCCGGACCGGCTGACCGACGCCCACCGGCTGCTGCCCGGCGACGGGGTGATCCCGCTGCGGGAGCTGGTGCACCAGATCGAGATGCTGGGCTATGACGGGCCCTGGTCCATCGAGCTGTTCCGGCCGGAGTACTACGCCTGGGACCCCGTCCACCTGGCCCGGGTGGCCCGGCAGAAGATGGAAGCATTGTTCGAGCGGAGGAGCGGAAGATGAGTGTGCGCGTGGGAGTGCTGGGGGCGGGGTTCATCGGGCGCGTCCATGCCCTGAATCTGAAAAAGGACGAGCGGGTCACGCTGGTCGGCGTGGCCGACGTGGTGCCGGCCGCCGCCGCGCGGCTCGCCGCAGAGGTGGAGACCAGGCCGCTGGATTCGCTGGAAGCCCTCCTGGACGCCGGCGCCAAGGCGGTGTACGTCGCCACCCCCAACACCATGCACGTGGAACCGGTCCTGCGCTGTCTCGCCGCCGGGGTGCACGTCTTCTCCGAAAAACCCATGGCCACGTCGCTGGAGGGGGCCTGGCGCATCCGGGAGGCGGCCCGGACCAGCCGGGCCGTCTATCAGATCGGCTTCAACCGGCGCTTCAGCAACGTCTACGCCTTCGCCCGGCGGCTGATCGCCGACGGCCGCATCACGCCCTACGCGGCGCAGATGAAGCACAACCGGGGCGAGCTGAAACAGCCGCCCTGGACCGGCGATCCCCGGATCACCGGCGGGTATCTGTACGAGACGCCGGTGCACCTCTTCGACATGGGGCGGTTCCTTTTCGGCGAGGTGGCGGAGATCCAGGGCTACGCCCGGCAGAGCGTCTATGAGGAACTGGACGGGTTCGTGATGCTTTTGCGCTTTCGCAACGGCGTGGTCGCCTCCCTGACCAGCGTGGCCCACACCTCCTGGCTGTTTCCCTACGAGCGGGTGGAGATCTACGGCGCCCATCAGACGGTGGTGACGGAGGAACTGGAACGGGCCTGGTTCAGCCCCGGGATGCGGGAGCCGGTGGAGGCGCTGGACTGTTTCCAGATGCCCTTCGAGCAGAAGTGGGGCTACGTCACGGAGGACCGGGTGTTCATCGATGCGGTGCTCGGCGCGCGCCCGCCGGCGGTGACCGCCGAGGACGGCTACCGGGCCACCGAACTCGTAGAGGCCTGTTACCGGGCGGCGCGGGAGGGCCGACCGGTGACGCTGCCGCTTCCCGAGCCGACGCCGACGTGATGGGGTTCCGACTCCTGGTGGCCGACATCGACGGGACGCTGGTGACCGGAGACCGCCGGATCACCCCGAAGGTCCGGGCCGCCGTGCGCGGGGCTCAGGAAGCGGGGGTCCGCGTCTGCCTGGCCACGGGGCGGATGTGGCGGTCGGCGGAGCCCTATGTCCTGGCCCTGGGCGCCGATCCGCCGGCGATCCTGTACAACGGAGGACTGGTGTACGACTTCCGCACCGGCACCGAGTGGCGCCGGCTGCACCTGGAACAGGCTCACGCCCGCGCCGTGCTGGAGATCCTGCGCCACTTCCCCGAGGTGCAGCCGCACCTGTACGTCGGGGACCAGGTGTACACCGGCCGGATGAATGAGATTACCGAGCGCTACCAGCGCAAAGACGGGCTCCAGGTCACCGCGGTGGGCGACCTCCTGGCCTTCCTGCCCCCGGATCCGATGAAGATCCTGATCATCGGGCCGCGGCCGTCCCTGGAACAGGTCGCCCGGGCCGTGGCCGCGCTGCCCGCGGCGATCAACACCGTGTTCAGCGAAGACACCTACCTGGAGATCCTGCCCACCGGCAGTTCCAAGGGGGACGCCCTGCGGTTCGTCGCGGCGCGGTTGGGGGTGCCGCTGGCCGAGACGATCGCCGTGGGGGACAACCTGAACGACCTGGAGATGATCCGCATCGCCGGAGTGGGGGTGGCGATGGGCAACGCGCCGGCGGAGCTGAAGGCCCACGCCGGCTACATCGCCCCCAGCAACGATGAAGAAGGGCTGGCAGACGTCATCGACCGCTTCGTGCTCGGGGGGGAGCATGGAGCCACTTCACGCGAAGTCCACCGTTGAGGAGGGGAGAGCATGCGGAGGATATGGATCGCCACTCTAGTCCTGGTCCTGCTGGCCGGGGTCCTGCCGGGAGTCGGTCCGGTCAGCGCCCAGCAGAACCGGATCGTCGTCTACTCGGCGCTGCCGGATCTGGAGACCTCCCTCATCCACCGGGAGTTCACCCGGCGCACGGGCATCCAGGTGGAGGCGCTCGTCGTGCCGGCGGCGGGGACGCTCCAGGCGCGGATCCGCACCGAGAAGGACCGGCCCCGGGCCGATGTCTTCGTCGGCGGCGACCGCTCGCTGCACATCCCCCTGGCCCGGGAGGGGTTGCTCGAGCGGTACCGCTCGCCCGTCGTGCAGCAGGCGGGGATCAGCACGGACTTCGTCGACCCCGCAGGCTTCTGGCACGGCTGGTATCTGGGGGCGCTGTCGATCATCATCAACACCGACCGGTTTGAGCGCGACCTGGCCCCGCGCGGGGTCCGCAAGCCGGCGACCTGGGACGATCTGACCCGCCCCGAGTTCCGCGGGCATTTCGTCATGCCCAGCCCGGTGACGACCGGCGGCGGCTACATCTTCCTGGCCGCCCAGATCTTCCGGCTGGGCGAAGACCGGGCCTGGGCGTACATGCGCGCGCTGAACGCCAACGCCTCTCAGTACACCCCGACCGCCCCGGGGACCATCGCGTTGCTGGAACGGGGCGAGGCCACGGTGGCCATGATGTGGGCCCATGAGGCGATCGGCGCGCGCATCCTGCGCGCCGCGCCCCTGGAGGTGATCGTGCCGCCCGACACCGGCTTCGAGATCGGGGCGGTCTCGATCATCAAGGGCGGGCCGAACCCTGCAAGTGCCCGGACGTACGTGGACTTCCTCATGACGCGGACGCCGCAGGACATCAACGCCCGCTTCGGGTTCCGCTACGCCGTGCGCGGCGACGTGGCCGTGCCCTCCGGGGCGACGCCCTTCAACCAGCTCAAGTTCGTCAAGTACGATCTGGACTGGGCCGTGCAGAATCAGGCCCGCCTGCGCGAACGGTGG
This window encodes:
- a CDS encoding TIM barrel protein — encoded protein: MNLCLCLDALCARLPEEDALQVALQAGLRHVEFWDWRGRNVDALAERLRTLRCRAVIFSGNTFDEPLVDADDHPRALAHLARSMEVARRLGAGLLVAHVGYSMVGRPRDGQWAAAVQGLRTAGAMAEEAGVVLAVEPLNSVLDHPGYFLDTLPAALRLLDEVGRPSVRLLLDVYHMRMMHEDLLERLPGALPYTVHIHLADVPGRGEPGTGTIDWPAVLRILERSGYRGALGLECWPSADPVSAVRRAAAVLGVRR
- a CDS encoding sugar phosphate isomerase/epimerase, yielding MRRFALNGATTGPADLRTDIRAAREAGYQGLEIRDTKLRDYLKAGGTLEGLRQELQEAGLEVYTLNALEHATHASGAALLALLDRVKTFGEWAAALGCPYIVAVPSFTAEVGDPARLRETAVEALRAVAETARPYRVKVGFEFLGFPDCSVNTLGLAREIVDAAGDPGLGLVIDAFHFFVGGSSREMLEGLDPRRLFIVHLDDAEDLPPDRLTDAHRLLPGDGVIPLRELVHQIEMLGYDGPWSIELFRPEYYAWDPVHLARVARQKMEALFERRSGR
- a CDS encoding Gfo/Idh/MocA family oxidoreductase; amino-acid sequence: MSVRVGVLGAGFIGRVHALNLKKDERVTLVGVADVVPAAAARLAAEVETRPLDSLEALLDAGAKAVYVATPNTMHVEPVLRCLAAGVHVFSEKPMATSLEGAWRIREAARTSRAVYQIGFNRRFSNVYAFARRLIADGRITPYAAQMKHNRGELKQPPWTGDPRITGGYLYETPVHLFDMGRFLFGEVAEIQGYARQSVYEELDGFVMLLRFRNGVVASLTSVAHTSWLFPYERVEIYGAHQTVVTEELERAWFSPGMREPVEALDCFQMPFEQKWGYVTEDRVFIDAVLGARPPAVTAEDGYRATELVEACYRAAREGRPVTLPLPEPTPT
- a CDS encoding Cof-type HAD-IIB family hydrolase, with the protein product MGFRLLVADIDGTLVTGDRRITPKVRAAVRGAQEAGVRVCLATGRMWRSAEPYVLALGADPPAILYNGGLVYDFRTGTEWRRLHLEQAHARAVLEILRHFPEVQPHLYVGDQVYTGRMNEITERYQRKDGLQVTAVGDLLAFLPPDPMKILIIGPRPSLEQVARAVAALPAAINTVFSEDTYLEILPTGSSKGDALRFVAARLGVPLAETIAVGDNLNDLEMIRIAGVGVAMGNAPAELKAHAGYIAPSNDEEGLADVIDRFVLGGEHGATSREVHR
- a CDS encoding extracellular solute-binding protein, producing the protein MRRIWIATLVLVLLAGVLPGVGPVSAQQNRIVVYSALPDLETSLIHREFTRRTGIQVEALVVPAAGTLQARIRTEKDRPRADVFVGGDRSLHIPLAREGLLERYRSPVVQQAGISTDFVDPAGFWHGWYLGALSIIINTDRFERDLAPRGVRKPATWDDLTRPEFRGHFVMPSPVTTGGGYIFLAAQIFRLGEDRAWAYMRALNANASQYTPTAPGTIALLERGEATVAMMWAHEAIGARILRAAPLEVIVPPDTGFEIGAVSIIKGGPNPASARTYVDFLMTRTPQDINARFGFRYAVRGDVAVPSGATPFNQLKFVKYDLDWAVQNQARLRERWTREIGR